Genomic window (Pseudomonas xantholysinigenes):
AATCCTGGGGGCGCTACGCACCCCTTTCGCGACACAAGGCCGCTCCTACACGAAACGTGAATGCCTGCGCGCTCAGCGTTTGAGCAGCACCAGCCATAACACCAGGTTCAACAGCAGCGACACCAACCCAATCGTGCGCCATACCTTCAACGGCTCGCGCTCCAGCAGCGGCCGTGGCCGTTCGGCCAGCTCCTGGCGATCTCCCCGCTCCAGCAACAGCAACCACTGCTCGGCGGTCTCGAAGCGCTGCGCCGGGTCTGCCGCCACCGCTTGCAATACGTTGCGCTGCAACCACTCCGGCAAGTCCGGACGGTAACGCGCCGGGTTCACTGGCGTGCCGAAGCGCGGTCGCTGGAACGCCTCGACCTCGCCATAGGGGTAGTGGCCGGTCAGCAGGTGATAAAGCGTCACGCCGACGGCATACAAGTCTTGGCGTGGGCTCGGCGATGAGCCTTCGAAAGCCTCCGGCGCCAGGTATGAGGGCGTGCCGGGGAGGGTATTGGGTTGATCTTCGGACAGGCCCGGGCAGTAGGCCAGGCCGAAGTCCAGCAGACGCAACTGACCATCGTCGCCCAGGTGCAGGTTGTCCGGCTTGATGTCGCGGTGCAGCAGGTTGCGCCGGTGCAACACGCCAACGGCCTGCAGCAGCTGGCGAGCCATTTCCAGCCACTGCGGCAAGGGCAGCGGGCCATCGGCCTTGAGCTGGGCGCCAAGGGTCGTGCCGGCATACGCACGCATCAGGTAGTACAAGTGCTGGCGCTGACTCGCCGGATGGACTTCGGGGAAATGGCGGCCAGCGACACGGCGCAGGAACCACTCTTCCAGCAGCAAGGCTTGGGCGGCCCCGGACTCCAGGTCGCGCGACTGCGGCAGGGTCTTTAGCAGCCAGGGCAGGCCATGCGGGTCGCGGACCTGGTACAGCAGCGATTGTCGGCTCTGGGCCAGCAAGCCATCGACCTGCCAGCCATCGATCAGTTGGCCGTCACGCAGCGCGCCAGGCAGCGGCCATTGCTGAAGTTGCGCGAGGGTGTCGCCCAGGCTGCTCGTGCCCAGTTGCTCGACCTGCACCAGCAGGGCGCTGGCGTTGTCCTGGCTGCCTGCGTGGTGGGCGGTGGCCACCAGGGTGTCGGCGGCGTCCTGCAGGTCGCTTTGCTCGCGCAGGATCGCCTGGATGCGCTGATCGCCGACGCTGGCCCAGACGCCATCGCTGAGCAGCAGGTAGCATTCACCCTCGTGCAGCTCACCCTCCAGGTAGTCGACCAGCACCTGTTGGTCCAGGCCCAGCGCGCGCTTGAGCACATGCTGCATGCCGGGTTGGTCCCAGACATGGTCTTGGCTCAGGCACTGCAACTGCCCGGCATGCCAGCGGTAGACCCGGCAATCGCCGATATGGGCGAGGGTGAAGCGCCGGCCGCGCAGTACCAGGGCGCTGAGGGTGGTCAGCAATGGCTGGCCGTTGCCCTGGGCGCGCAGCCAGCGGTTCTGCGCGCTCAGCAGGCGGTCCAGGGCCTGGGCCACGCTCCAGGTGGCAGGGGTGGCGTAGTAGTCCAGGGCCAGGGCCTGCAAGCTGGCCCGTGCCGCCAGGCCACCGTCGGCGCACTGGCTGACGCCGTCGGCGAGGGCGCACAGGTAGCCCTTGCTGGCGGCCAGTTCCGGCGCGGGGGTGACCAGGCGCAAGGCATCCTGGTTCTCCGCGCGCGGCCCGATGGCGCTGGCCTGGGCGAATAGCAGGCGCAAGCTCATCAGACCCGCGCCGCGGTGACGGCCGCCGAGCCCCAGGTGGTGCGCCAGCGTTGCTTCACGCCGTGCAGGCCGAACCAGGCCAGCAGGCCCAGGCTGGCGAACAACCAAAGGCCGAGCTGATAGTCGCCGCTATGCTGCTTGATGGCCCCCAGGCCGGCGGCGAGCAGGAAGCCGCCAATGCCGCCGGCCATGCCGATCAGCCCGGTCATCACGCCGATTTCCCCGCGAAAGCGTTGCGGGACCAGCTGGAACACTGCGCCATTACCAGCGCCCAGGCCCAGCATGGCACTGACGAACAGGGCCAGTGCCGCCACCGCGCTGGGCAGGTTGAAGCCGACGGCGGCTATGCCCACGGCGGCCACACCGTACATGGCCAGCAGGGTGCGGATACCGCCGAAACGATCGGCCAGGGCGCCGCCCAGCGGGCGCATCAGGCTGCCAGCGAACACGCACGCGGCGGTGTAGTAGCCGGCGGTGACCGGGCTCAGGCCGTACTGGTCGCTGAAGTAGCCGGGCAGGGCGCTGGCCAGGCCGATGAAGCCGCCGAAGGTGACGCTGTAGAAGAACATGAACCACCAGCTGTCACGGTCGCCGAGGGCCTTGAGATAATCGGCCATGGCCTTGGGCTTGGGCCGTTGTGGGGCGTTGCGCGCCAGCAGGGCGAACAGTGCCAGGGTCAGCAGCAACGGCAGCAGGGCGAAGCCGAACACGTTGTTCCAGCCAAAGCCGGCGGCCAGGGCCGGGGCGAGCAGGGCGGCGAATACCGTGCCGGAGTTGCCCGCCCCGGCAATGCCCATGGCCTTGCCCTGGTGCTGCGGCGGGTACCACTGTGAGGCTAGCGGCAAGGATACGGCGAACGAGGCCCCGGCGAAGCCGAGGAACACGCCCAGCAGTAGCGCCTGTTCATAGCTGTGCACGCCCAGGTACCAGGCGCAGGCCAGGGCGACGATCACCACCACCTGGCCGATCAGCCCGGCAGTCTTGGGCGACAGACGATCGACCAGCAGGCCCATGGCAAAGCGCAGTACGGCGCCGGCGAGGATCGGCGTGGCCACCATCAGGCCCCGTTGCTGGGCGCTCAGTTGCAGGTCGGCGGCAATTTGCACCGCCAGGGGGCCGAGCAGGTACCAGACCATGAAGCTCAGGTCGAAGTACAGGAAAGCGGCGAACAGGGTGGGCACATGCCCGGATTTCCAGAAGCTCGTATTCATTGAACACCTCGTTGGGCGCGGAAACGAAAAGACGCCGCTGCCCGATCCACGACCGTGGAAGGGGCGAGCGACGTCTTTGTCGGAGGATGGGGCAGCCGCCGTTGGCTGCCGAAGTTTTCAAGGCAAGAGGCGGGCCAATGCTGCCTGGATTTCTCCCGGCCATGTGCAGTCCCTGTAGCAGGGGCCTTGCCGGGGCGCCCCTTGCAAGGATATTCCGCCGGCACGATGGCGTGACAGCTACCCCAGCATCTGCGCCATGGCGATGATCTGCTCCGCCACCTGGATCAGCTTCTGCTGGCGACTCATGGCCTGGCGGCGCATCAAGGTATAGGCCTGTTCCTCGTTACAGTCCTTCATCTTCATCAGCAGGCCCTTGGCCTGCTCGATACGCTTGCGCTCGGCCATCTGTTGGTCGCGGGCCAGTAACTGAGCCCTGAGCGCCTGGTCGCTTTCGAAACGGGCCATGGCCACCTCGAGGATCGGCCGCAACCGCGCGGCGTGAATACCCTCGACGATGTAGGCGCTGACCCCGGCCTGGATCGCCTGGCGCATGATCCCGGGGTCGTGTTCATCGGTGAACAGGACGATCGGTCGGGGGTGATCGCGGCTGACCAGCACCACGTGCTCCATCACGTCGCGGCCCGGGGACTCGGTATCGATCAGCACCACGTCCGGGCGCACCTTGTCGACGCAGGCGGGCAGGTCGATGCTCAGGTTGCCGGTCTCGATCACCTCGAAGCCGGCTTCGCTCAACGCGGCTTTCAGGCGACCGACCTTCTTTTCGGTGTCGTCGATCAGCAGGATGCGCAACATGTCCGAGCCCTCAGTGCCCGGCCCGCTGGCCAGGTGGGGTGTCCAGTGCGTGCAGCGCGAAGCTGCGCGCATAACCCTGGGGGTCGCTGCCATCCCAGCGGCTGCCGTCGAGCAACTGGCTGCTGCGCAAGGGCGGGTCGGCGCAGGGCACGCCCAAGGCCTGGGCGGCTTCGCGGTACAGCGCCAGTTGCTGGACCTGGCGGGCGACGCCGAGGTAGTCCGGGTCGTCGCGCAGGATCCCCCAGCGGCGGAACTGGGTCATGAACCACATGCCATCGGAAAGATACGGCAAGTTGGCCCGGCCCTGGTCGAACAGGCGCAACCCGTGGGGGTCGTGCCAGCGGTTGCCCAGGCCATCTTGATAGTCGCCGAGCAGGCGCGGTTCGATGCTCTCCAGTGGGCTGTCCAGGTAGGCGCCAGCACTGAGCAGGTGGGCGGTGCCGCGGCGGTTGTCCAGGCTCTGCTCGATGAAGCGGGCGGCGGCCAGTACCGCGCGGATCAACGCCCGGGCGGTATTGGGATAGTGCGTGACGAAGTCCTGGGTGCAGGCCAGGACCTTCTCGGGGTGGTCGGGCCAGATCGACTGGCTGGTCGCCAAGGTGAAGCCCTGGCCCTGGGCGATGGCGTCGGCCGCCCATGGCTCGCCCGCGCAGAATCCGTCGATGCGCCCGGCCTGCAAGTGGGCGCGCATCTGCGCCGGCGGTACCACCACGCTGTTGACATCGTGCAGTGGATGGATGCCCTGGCTGGCCAGCCAGTAATACAGCCACATGGCGTGGGTGCCGGTGGGGAAGGTCTGGGCGAAGGTCAGGCGTGCGCCAGCTTGGTGCACCCGTCGCGCCAATGCTTCAGGGGTGGTCACGCCCTGGCGTTGCAGGGCCGAGGAAAGGTTGATGGCCTGGGCGTTCTGGTTCAGCCCCATGAGTACTGCCATGGCACGCGTCGGTCCGCCGCCAACACCCAGGTGCATGGCATACGTCAACCCATACAGGCAGTGGGCGGCGTCCAGTTCGCCAGTGAGCAGGCGATCGCGCAGGCCGGCCCAGGAGGCCTGGCGGCGCAGGTTGAGGGTCAGGCCCTGCTGCTGGGCGAAGCCTTGGGTGGCGGCGACCACCACCGAGGCG
Coding sequences:
- a CDS encoding bifunctional protein-serine/threonine kinase/phosphatase, with product MSLRLLFAQASAIGPRAENQDALRLVTPAPELAASKGYLCALADGVSQCADGGLAARASLQALALDYYATPATWSVAQALDRLLSAQNRWLRAQGNGQPLLTTLSALVLRGRRFTLAHIGDCRVYRWHAGQLQCLSQDHVWDQPGMQHVLKRALGLDQQVLVDYLEGELHEGECYLLLSDGVWASVGDQRIQAILREQSDLQDAADTLVATAHHAGSQDNASALLVQVEQLGTSSLGDTLAQLQQWPLPGALRDGQLIDGWQVDGLLAQSRQSLLYQVRDPHGLPWLLKTLPQSRDLESGAAQALLLEEWFLRRVAGRHFPEVHPASQRQHLYYLMRAYAGTTLGAQLKADGPLPLPQWLEMARQLLQAVGVLHRRNLLHRDIKPDNLHLGDDGQLRLLDFGLAYCPGLSEDQPNTLPGTPSYLAPEAFEGSSPSPRQDLYAVGVTLYHLLTGHYPYGEVEAFQRPRFGTPVNPARYRPDLPEWLQRNVLQAVAADPAQRFETAEQWLLLLERGDRQELAERPRPLLEREPLKVWRTIGLVSLLLNLVLWLVLLKR
- a CDS encoding nitrate/nitrite transporter, which produces MNTSFWKSGHVPTLFAAFLYFDLSFMVWYLLGPLAVQIAADLQLSAQQRGLMVATPILAGAVLRFAMGLLVDRLSPKTAGLIGQVVVIVALACAWYLGVHSYEQALLLGVFLGFAGASFAVSLPLASQWYPPQHQGKAMGIAGAGNSGTVFAALLAPALAAGFGWNNVFGFALLPLLLTLALFALLARNAPQRPKPKAMADYLKALGDRDSWWFMFFYSVTFGGFIGLASALPGYFSDQYGLSPVTAGYYTAACVFAGSLMRPLGGALADRFGGIRTLLAMYGVAAVGIAAVGFNLPSAVAALALFVSAMLGLGAGNGAVFQLVPQRFRGEIGVMTGLIGMAGGIGGFLLAAGLGAIKQHSGDYQLGLWLFASLGLLAWFGLHGVKQRWRTTWGSAAVTAARV
- a CDS encoding ANTAR domain-containing response regulator, translated to MLRILLIDDTEKKVGRLKAALSEAGFEVIETGNLSIDLPACVDKVRPDVVLIDTESPGRDVMEHVVLVSRDHPRPIVLFTDEHDPGIMRQAIQAGVSAYIVEGIHAARLRPILEVAMARFESDQALRAQLLARDQQMAERKRIEQAKGLLMKMKDCNEEQAYTLMRRQAMSRQQKLIQVAEQIIAMAQMLG
- a CDS encoding CmpA/NrtA family ABC transporter substrate-binding protein, with protein sequence MNTPPTTLPLAWVNGSDAPEKPCLDIGFMALTDSASVVVAATQGFAQQQGLTLNLRRQASWAGLRDRLLTGELDAAHCLYGLTYAMHLGVGGGPTRAMAVLMGLNQNAQAINLSSALQRQGVTTPEALARRVHQAGARLTFAQTFPTGTHAMWLYYWLASQGIHPLHDVNSVVVPPAQMRAHLQAGRIDGFCAGEPWAADAIAQGQGFTLATSQSIWPDHPEKVLACTQDFVTHYPNTARALIRAVLAAARFIEQSLDNRRGTAHLLSAGAYLDSPLESIEPRLLGDYQDGLGNRWHDPHGLRLFDQGRANLPYLSDGMWFMTQFRRWGILRDDPDYLGVARQVQQLALYREAAQALGVPCADPPLRSSQLLDGSRWDGSDPQGYARSFALHALDTPPGQRAGH